The following is a genomic window from Daphnia magna isolate NIES linkage group LG4, ASM2063170v1.1, whole genome shotgun sequence.
AATGCTCTACGCGACCCACTCGATTCTCCGCTACACACTGTTCGCACAAACGCCACAAACGCCTTTTAATTGAAGAATTACAAGAAAAACGTACGGTACCTATTGCACGAAAACTCACTTTGTAATTGCCTCCGTCTTCGACTCGGACGTGGGTTATGTTGAGATGAGCCACTACAAGATCGTCGTGACCcgtttgttgctgctggcCGAGGAAATATCGTTCGGAAACGGGCGATAACGGAAACCCGTCCAGCGTCCAAGTGAAATGAGGCAGCGGAGTGCCAGAGGCTAAACATTTCAACGAGACTGAACTTCCCGGATGTACAACTTGCCGACTGAACGTTTCTTTCAAATGAGGAGGAAATGCTCCAATGGCCAGCTGGGCCGATGCTTGGGCCCAATCTCCTTCGTCATTGGATGCCAGGCATTGGTATATTCCCTCATCTTCACGTTGGACGGACGAAATGGATAACTGGACCATATCGGTGTAGCCGTCGTCGCcggatgaagaagaaacacGACCACTATTACCCACCAAGAAGCGCTGGCCATCTTTGAGCCAACTGACAACCGgcctagaatttttttccagatTTTCAGTTAAGTTGTTATTCCATTTAACAagacatgtaaaaataattgaGCTGGGACTACCGGAGAAATGACACGTGATGGTGACGGACGTTTCTGGATCGGTGACTTAAATGTGCTGTGCATTCTATGCGGCGACGACGACGTTCAACGATTCTGACTTGTAATTTGACACGAAAAATGAGTTCGGTACGTGATTCGACTAATCCAATGGAACTGTTGACGAATCAAATGTAACGGCCCTGATCTTCGGTGACGACGGAAGCGATGAGTAAAGTGCCACCAATGAGGCGATGACGCCCAAGTCCCAGCACTCCATCACGATGCTCTTGCGTGGCAGCTGATGTCACCAGTGGCAACAACAAATTGCCATACTGAATCGTTAGACTTTTGTACCATCTGCATTGATCAATTTATGGTTACGTACAATTGTTCAGACAAAAGAACTGAGTGAATAAATAGTTACTTGATTTTATGCGGAAGATATCCATGAAAAACACAAGGTAAAACGGAATCTCGTCCACGCCAAACTTCGAATTCGATTCACAGTTTCTACAATGACTTGTGCCATCTTTGTCCTGGTTTCTAGGATACACGTAAAGGTCATGTTTCTCAACTGGAAAATCAATAATGTTGACACAATCAGATACCTTGACTGAGGATGATTCGTCCAGCAGTGAAACTGGTCATTGTTTGCCTGATGGGCTGGACGAGAACTCGACAATGATACAAATGATTCTCGTCGCCTTGATGCGCAGACAAAACTTGCAAGTCGCCATTGGCCAACATCACGTGACGTTAATCTGtttaacgaaacaaaaaattttgagtttttcatGTTGTTTCTAAATCACTTTAATTGCTAGAGGCATGGAAAGTGAACACTGAAAACCAAACTTTTTCGAGGAACTTTTCCAACTTTCACAAACTGTAGTCCATTTGAGCCGTTGCAACCTCCGTCCCATGCCGACGGTTGCCATTTCTGAATAAACGTTgactcgaaaagaaaagatattgCCAAATATGCAAAGGCAGCAGATTTGAGTTCAAACAAAAGCCAGGAGTAAAGATATTTTCTACAGAGGAAcaattaaatctttttattttaaacaaatatttacGTATACTAAATCAAACAAAGAGGTCAAAACTTAGAGGATAATTTCATTCTGAGCCTGAGCAGAAgggtgtttttttaaaattgctCCTTTGGTCAACGTGACCCGTATTACTTCATTTGTCGATCGACAGTTCGCGAGGTGACACACGAAAATGCAATCAGTCATTTATTTCCACTTGGCATAGTCTACCTTCATTGGAAGTAAGAAAAATGTCGTATCGATTATCTTGAATC
Proteins encoded in this region:
- the LOC123471416 gene encoding Down syndrome cell adhesion molecule-like protein Dscam2; this translates as MVQLSISSVQREDEGIYQCLASNDEGDWAQASAQLAIGAFPPHLKETFSRQVVHPGSSVSLKCLASGTPLPHFTWTLDGFPLSPVSERYFLGQQQQTGHDDLVVAHLNITHVRVEDGGNYKAFVAFVRTVCSGESSGSRRAFSQFAYLKKKKLITNFNSMAV